One genomic window of Solanum stenotomum isolate F172 chromosome 9, ASM1918654v1, whole genome shotgun sequence includes the following:
- the LOC125876817 gene encoding uncharacterized protein LOC125876817 isoform X1, producing MEEGGPSREEPTSWEDLYNVNLVPSELFLKFRKEIEGFRVGVNLEFYNNPSNEYLAKLVLKPLAPERRWKLICEPLHHEVRLLSKKIPVTKFLNLQVGIGHNFRLQATGWKWKLTTCLGGDGVSRIRNKTSLGLCPGVDFRFGWRADYVLPEITGGVGTGEPLFNMNSGRLQASLDRVEAIFSQ from the exons ATGGAGGAGGGTGGCCCAAGTAGAGAAGAACCCACGTCATGGGAGGACCTTTACAACGTCAATTTGGTACCTTCAGAGCTTTTTCTCAAGTTTAGAAAAGAAATTGAGGGTTTTCGAGTTGGCGTTAACTTGGAG TTTTACAACAATCCAAGCAATGAATATCTAGCAAAATTGGTTTTGAAGCCTTTAGCTCCCGAACGTCGATGGAAGCTCATATGTGAGCCATTGCATCATGAAGTGCGCCTTCTATCAAAGAAGATCCCAGTTACAAAATTTCTGAATCTTCAG GTAGGGATAGGACACAATTTTCGGTTGCAAGCAACTGGTTGGAAATGGAAGCTTACGACTTGTTTGGGTGGAGATGGTGTCTCCAGGATCCGGAATAAGACGTCACTTGGATTATGTCCTGGTGTGGATTTTCGTTTTGGGTGGAGAGCAGACTATGTTCTTCCTGAAATTACTGG GGGAGTGGGTACTGGTGAACCATTGTTCAATATGAACTCTGGACGATTACAAGCATCGCTGGATAGAGTTGAGGCCATTTTTAGCCAATAA
- the LOC125876817 gene encoding uncharacterized protein LOC125876817 isoform X2 has translation MEEGGPSREEPTSWEDLYNVNLVPSELFLKFRKEIEGFRVGVNLEPLAPERRWKLICEPLHHEVRLLSKKIPVTKFLNLQVGIGHNFRLQATGWKWKLTTCLGGDGVSRIRNKTSLGLCPGVDFRFGWRADYVLPEITGGVGTGEPLFNMNSGRLQASLDRVEAIFSQ, from the exons ATGGAGGAGGGTGGCCCAAGTAGAGAAGAACCCACGTCATGGGAGGACCTTTACAACGTCAATTTGGTACCTTCAGAGCTTTTTCTCAAGTTTAGAAAAGAAATTGAGGGTTTTCGAGTTGGCGTTAACTTGGAG CCTTTAGCTCCCGAACGTCGATGGAAGCTCATATGTGAGCCATTGCATCATGAAGTGCGCCTTCTATCAAAGAAGATCCCAGTTACAAAATTTCTGAATCTTCAG GTAGGGATAGGACACAATTTTCGGTTGCAAGCAACTGGTTGGAAATGGAAGCTTACGACTTGTTTGGGTGGAGATGGTGTCTCCAGGATCCGGAATAAGACGTCACTTGGATTATGTCCTGGTGTGGATTTTCGTTTTGGGTGGAGAGCAGACTATGTTCTTCCTGAAATTACTGG GGGAGTGGGTACTGGTGAACCATTGTTCAATATGAACTCTGGACGATTACAAGCATCGCTGGATAGAGTTGAGGCCATTTTTAGCCAATAA
- the LOC125876813 gene encoding uncharacterized protein LOC125876813 codes for MTSSKLRHSCSFPILLLSFLNFILFILSAASIAPIVFLKTPPTSLGWSFLIVSSISLLSCFIGFYSQLTHCCFITHLSLLMASCIGQLLGILALFTKEKSSLLMLKSPRDPREAKVLVRLECGVLMSMFVMQLGVLVVTCAVQSCWVRDYQSVEAEREAWSRKRNQRIAKVQQESMENANKICEMKDKEFDDKIKNKYGQWVKNDFEG; via the coding sequence atgacttcttcaaagctaaggcaTTCTTGTTCCTTTCCAATTCTTCTACTTTCCTTTCTTAATTTCATCCTCTTTATTCTCTCTGCGGCGTCTATAGCTCCCATTGTTTTCCTCAAAACTCCGCCAACTTCACTTGGTTGGTCATTCCTGATAGTCTCTTccatttcacttctttcatgtTTTATTGGTTTCTACTCTCAACTAACTCATTGTTGTTTCATAACTCACCTCTCCCTCCTCATGGCATCGTGTATCGGTCAATTACTTGGCATTTTAGCCTTGTTCACTAAGGAAAAATCGAGTCTTTTGATGTTGAAATCACCAAGGGATCCTAGAGAAGCAAAGGTTTTAGTGAGATTGGAATGTGGGGTTTTGATGTCTATGTTTGTGATGCAATTAGGAgtgttggttgtgacttgtgcTGTGCAGAGTTGTTGGGTGAGAGATTATCAAAGTGTTGAAGCAGAGAGGGAAGCATGGTCAAGAAAGAGGAATCAAAGGATTGCTAAGGTTCAACAAGAGTCTATGGAAAATGCAAATAAGATATGTGAaatgaaagataaggagtttgATGATAAGATTAAGAATAAATATGGACAGTGggtcaaaaatgattttgaaggctaa